In Antechinus flavipes isolate AdamAnt ecotype Samford, QLD, Australia chromosome 3, AdamAnt_v2, whole genome shotgun sequence, a genomic segment contains:
- the PANX3 gene encoding pannexin-3, with the protein MSLARTAAEYMLSDALLPDRRGPHLKGLRLELPIDRIIKFVTVGFPLLLMSLAFAQEFSTGSRISCFSPSNFTIRQASYVDSSCWDSLVHHEWDAAGNYKTKSLWTHKVLPYSLLALAVIMYLPTLLWNYVAAPSLSSDLLFIISELDKSYNRSIRLVQHMLKIRQKSSDPDDFWEELEKARKERYFEFPLLERYLACKQRSHILVAIYLLRNSLLLLFISITCLYLGYFHLNIFFQEEFSCSIKMGLLRDEIHVPDLITCRLTSLSIFQMISFSSAAVYLILVPVIMYNLTRLCQWDKRLLSIYEMLPAFDLLSRKMLGCPINDLNVILLFLRANISELISFSWLSVLCVLKDTTSQKHHIDTVVDFMTLLAGLEPSKPKHLTSKAFDDHP; encoded by the exons ATGTCCCTTGCACGCACTGCGGCGGAGTACATGCTCTCAGATGCCCTGCTGCCGGATCGACGGGGCCCACACCTCAAGGGGCTGCGCCTGGAGCTGCCCATCGATCGAATTATCAAGTTTGTGACTGTGGGCTTCCCCCTATTGCTGATGTCCTTGGCGTTTGCCCAGGAGTTCTCCACTG GTTCTCGGATCAGTTGCTTTTCTCCCAGTAACTTCACCATCAGGCAGGCTAGCTATGTGGACAGTTCCTGTTGGGACTCCCTGGTGCATCATGAATGGGATGCTGCTGGAAATTATAAGACAAAATCCCTCTGGACCCACAAG GTTCTCCCCTATTCCCTCTTGGCTCTGGCTGTAATCATGTACCTACCAACTCTACTATGGAATTATGTGGCtgctccatctctcagctctgaccTTCTATTCATTATCAGTGAACTGGACAAGTCTTATAACCGCTCTATCCGTTTGGTACAGCACATGCTAAAGATCCGTCAGAAGAGTTCTGACCCTGATGATTTCTGGGAGGAGCTAGAGAA GGCTCGGAAAGAACGATATTTTGAGTTCCCTCTGCTAGAGAGATACCTTGCCTGTAAGCAGCGATCACACATCCTGGTGGCTATCTACCTCCTAAGGAATTCCCTCTTGCTCCTCTTCATTTCAATCACTTGCTTGTATCTCGGATACTTCCACCTGAATATCTTCTTCCAAGAGGAGTTTAGCTGTTCTATCAAAATGGGGCTGCTAAGGGATGAGATTCATGTCCCAGATCTGATTACATGCAGGCTGACCTCTCTTTCCATCTTCCAGATGATCAGCTTTTCCAGTGCAGCAGTGTACTTAATCCTGGTACCAGTGATAATGTACAATCTGACACGACTATGTCAGTGGGATAAGCGACTACTCTCTATCTATGAGATGCTACCAGCTTTTGATCTACTCAGTAGAAAAATGCTGGGCTGCCCTATCAACGATCTCAATGTGATCCTTCTTTTTCTTCGTGCCAACATCTCTGAGCTCATCTCTTTCAGCTGGTTGAGTGTTTTATGTGTATTGAAAGACACAACCAGTCAAAAGCACCATATTGACACAGTTGTAGATTTCATGACCTTGTTGGCTGGCTTAGAGCCCTCAAAACCTAAACATCTTACATCCAAGGCATTTGATGATCACCCATAG